In Hippoglossus stenolepis isolate QCI-W04-F060 chromosome 5, HSTE1.2, whole genome shotgun sequence, one genomic interval encodes:
- the pex11a gene encoding peroxisomal membrane protein 11A: protein MDTVVKFTGISPGKDRVFAATQFACALSTHLLRSSSQRRELVAKLKIVEANISAGRKLLKLGNAVNSVEAAKRSLQLSDRVLCLCLTAANINRALSLICDNVLWARSVGLICGINQESWSLTSSRCYFLSVIMNVTRDFYVVIQLMTQKAKDKDFRQKMSQHLSESPEVAEVLIPQLDALLFLLFESLKSHPAVALDTLKNVCDLFSPLDRLGIYPSNAGVVAFCGLVSSLIGIVTIAKPNLNIKP, encoded by the exons atggaCACTGTGGTGAAATTCACAGGTATCAGTCCAGGAAAGGACCGCGTGTTCGC AGCCACCCAGTTCGCATGTGCTCTCTCCACACATCTCCTCCGCAGCAGCTCCCAGAGGAGGGAGCTTGTGGCCAAactgaagattgtggaagccAACATCAGTGCTGGACGAAAAT TGTTGAAGCTCGGAAACGCAGTAAATTCCGTCGAGGCTGCCAAACGATCCTTGCAACTCTCTGACCGAGTGCTGTGCCTGTGCCTCACTGCAGCCAACATCAACCGCGCCCTCTCCCTTATCTGCGACAATGTACTTTGGGCCAGAAGTGTCGGCCTTATCTGTGGCATCAACCAGGAAAGTTGGAGCCTAACCTCCTCCCGCTGCTACTTCCTCTCAGTGATTATGAATGTGACTAGAGACTTTTATGTGGTGATCCAGTTAATGACGCAGAAAGCAAAAGATAAAGACTTTAGACAGAAAATGTCTCAGCACCTTAGTGAGAGTCCTGAAGTGGCTGAGGTTCTCATTCCTCAGCTGGATGCTTTGCTCTTTCTGCTGTTCGAAAGCCTTAAATCGCATCCGGCCGTTGCCTTGGACACCCTGAAAAACGTTTGTGATCTGTTCAGTCCGTTAGACAGGTTGGGAATTTACCCATCAAATGCAGGAGTGGTGGCATTTTGTGGTCTGGTATCCTCACTGATTGGAATAGTGACCATCGCAAAGCccaatttaaatataaaaccatgA